The proteins below come from a single Argentina anserina chromosome 1, drPotAnse1.1, whole genome shotgun sequence genomic window:
- the LOC126799751 gene encoding ABC transporter D family member 1, producing the protein MPSLQLLQLTEHGRSFVASRRKTLLLATGIVAAGGAAAYVQSRLTHKRHIFVGQYNGLNENKETENVVANDHKKKKPPQKRVGLKSLKVLAAILLSEMGQMGLRNLLSLVGIVVLRTALSNRLAKVQGFLFRAAFLRRVPLFFRLISENILLCFLASTMHSTSKYITGSLSLRFRKILTQRIHSHYFENIAYYKMSHVDGRIMNPEQRIASDVPRFCSELSEIVQDDLTAVTDGLLYSWRLCSYASPKYIFWILAYVLGAGGLIRNFSPPFGKLMSKEQQLEGEYRQLHSRLRTHAESVAFYGGESREESHIQKKFNSLVGHLRVVLHDHWWFGMIQDFLLKYLGATVAVILIIEPFFSGSLRPDTSTLGRAEMLSNLRYHTSVIISLFQSMGTLASSSRKLNRLSGYADRIHELMVISRELSAVDDKYSGGKNCSSQADYIEFAGVKVVTPTDNVLVDKLSLRVEPGSNLLITGPNGSGKSSLFRVLGGLWPLVSGHIVKPGVGTDLNKEIFYVPQRPYTAVGTLRDQLIYPLTADQEVKPLTREEMAELLRNVDLQYLLDRYPPEEEINWGDELSLGEQQRLGMARLFYHKPKFAILDECTSAVTTDMEERFCAKVRAMGTSCITISHRPALVAFHDVVLSLDGEGGWSVHEKRDNSLVRNEGGKSMLKSSETDRQSDAMTVQRAFALTKQDSTISNSKSQSYFADVIAVSPSAEHNITLPSFPQLQRAPVALPLRAAAMFKVLFPTFIDKQGAQLLAVAFLVVSRTWISDRIASLNGTTVKFVLEQDKASFIHLIGVSVLQSAASSFIAPSIRHLKSRLALGWRIRLTQHLLKTYLKNNAFYKVFNMSSKNIDADQRITQDLEKLTTDLSGLVTGLVKPSVDILWFTWRMKLLTGQRGVIILYAYMLLGLGLLRAATPEFGDLTSRQQQLEGTFRFMHERLRAHAESVAFFGGGHREKAMVESKFKELLIHSSSLLKKQWLFGILDDFITKQLPHNVTWGLSLLYAIEHKGDRALISTQGELAHALRFLASVVSQSFLAFGDILELHRKFLELSGGINRVFELEELLNAAQSVVGYSGASEGGNLSPSEREGLPSEDAINFSEVDIITPSQKLLASKLTCDIIPGKSLLVTGPNGSGKSSVFRVLRGLWPIMSGRISRPSQDLNGVNRDVGSGCGVFYVPQRPYTCLGTLRDQIIYPLSFDEAEMRALKLYQEGGKFADCTNILDMRLRTILENVRLSYLLEREEGGWDANLNWEDTLSLGEQQRLGMARLFFHKPKFAILDECTNATSVDVEEQLYRLAKDMGITVVTSSQRPALIPFHSLELRLIDGEGNWELRSIKQ; encoded by the exons ATGCCTTCGCTTCAGCTGTTGCAATTAACTGAGCATGGTCGGAGCTTTGTTGCTTCAAGGAG GAAAACCTTGCTACTTGCTACTGGTATTGTAGCTGCCGGTGGGGCTGCTGCTTATGTTCAGTCAAGATTAACCCATAAAAGGCACATATTTGTTGGTCAATATAATGGGCTGAATGAAAATAAAGAGACTGAGAATGTCGTGGCGAATGatcataagaaaaagaaacctCCACAAAAGAGAGTGGGATTGAAGTCTTTGAAAGTGCTCGCTGCAATTCTTTTATCTGAAATGGGCCAAATGGGTTTGAGGAATCTCTTATCTTTGGTCGGAATAGTG GTATTGCGAACTGCTCTGAGCAACAGACTTGCAAAAGTCCAAGGGTTTTTATTCCGTGCAGCTTTTCTTCGACGAGTTCCATTATTTTTTCGGCTGATTTCTGAGAATATTCTATTATGTTTCCTTGCCTCAACTATGCATTCAACTTCAAAGTACATAACAGGGTCCTTAAGTCTACGGTTTAGAAAAATATTGACGCAACGTATCCATTCCCATTATTTTGAg AATATTGCTTACTACAAAATGTCTCACGTTGATGGTCGGATAATGAATCCAGAACAGCGAATTGCAAGTGATGTACCAAGGTTCTGTTCTGAGTTGAGTGAAATTGTACAAGATGATTTAACAGCTGTTACTGATGGTCTCCTTTACTCTTGGCGGCTGTGTTCCTATGCCagtcctaaatatatattctggATATTG GCATATGTACTGGGAGCAGGGGGATTGATAAGAaacttctctcctcctttTGGGAAATTAATGTCCAAAGAACAACAATTAGAAGGGGAGTACCGGCAGCTCCATTCACGATTGAGAACCCATGCAGAAAGTGTGGCATTCTATGGTGGAGAAAGTAGAGAGGAATCTCATATTCAGAAGAAGTTTAACTCACTGGTTGGCCATCTGCGTGTTGTCCTTCATGACCATTGGTGGTTTGGCATGATTCAAGATTTCCTGTTGAAGTATCTTGGTGCCACAGTTGCTGTTATATTGATTATTGAGCCCTTCTTTTCGGGCAGTCTGAGGCCTGACACTTCAACTTTAGGCCGTGCTGAGATGTTAAGCAACTTAAGATATCATACCAGTGTCATTATTTCGCTCTTTCAGTCTATGGGAACTCTCGCTTCAAGTTCGAGAAAACTCAATCGTCTTAG TGGTTATGCTGATCGTATTCATGAACTAATGGTCATATCAAGAGAGCTAAGTGCCGTTGATGACAAATATTCTGGGGGTAAAAACTGCTCTAGTCAGGCTGATTACATTGAATTTGCTGGTGTCAAg GTTGTTACTCCCACTGATAATGTATTGGTGGATAAATTGTCACTTAGGGTTGAACCAGGATCTAATTTGTTGATTACAG GTCCAAATGGAAGTGGAAAGAGCTCACTTTTCCGAGTTTTAGGAGGCCTCTGGCCCTTGGTATCTGGCCATATTGTGAAACCTGGTGTTGGAACTGATCTCAACAAAGAAATTTTCTATGTCCCACAAAGACCATACACTGCTGTCGGAACACTTCGAGACCAGTTGATTTATCCTCTTACTGCAGATCAAGAGGTCAAACCACTTACACGTGAAGAAATGGCAGAGTTATTGAGAAAT GTTGACCTTCAGTATCTATTAGACCGTTATCCACCTGAGGAAGAGATAAATTGGGGTGATGAATTATCTCTTGGTGAGCAACAAAGATTGGGGATGGCTAGACTTTTCTATCATAAGCCTAAATTTGCAATTCTTGATGAGTGCACAAGTGCTGTCACTACTGACATGGAGGAAAGATTCTGTGCTAAAGTTCGAGCAATGGGGACATCATGCATTACAATCTCTCATCGTCCAGCACTAGTTGCATTTCATGATGTAGTACTGTCCTTGGATGGTGAAGGCGGTTGGAGTGTTCATGAGAAAAG GGATAATTCTCTAGTCCGTAATGAAGGTGGGAAAAGTATGTTGAAGTCTTCTGAAACAGACCGGCAGAGTGATGCAATGACTGTTCAGAGAGCATTCGCCTTGACTAAACAG GATTCCACAATCTCAAACTCAAAGTCCCAGTCATACTTTGCTGACGTGATAGCAGTTTCTCCTTCTGCTGAGCATAATATTACACTTCCATCTTTCCCACAGCTGCAAAGAGCTCCTGTGGCACTGCCATTGAGAGCAGCTGCCATGTTCAAAGTACTG TTTCCTACCTTTATTGATAAACAAGGAGCACAGCTACTTGCAGTTGCTTTTCTCGTAGTATCGAGGACATGGATTTCTGATCGTATTGCTTCATTAAATG GAACCACTGTGAAATTTGTTTTGGAACAAGACAAGGCATCTTTTATTCATCTAATTGGTGTTAGTGTACTCCAGAGTGCGGCATCTTCATTCATTGCACCTTCTATAAG GCACCTAAAATCTAGGCTGGCTCTTGGGTGGAGGATTCGTTTGACTCAACATTTGCTTAAAACGTACTTGAAAAACAATGCATTCTATAAG GTATTCAACATGTCAAGCAAGAACATCGATGCGGATCAGAGAATTACACAGGACCTTGAAAAGTTAACCACCGACTTGTCGGGATTGGTTACTGGATTGGTAAAGCCATCTGTGGACATACTATG GTTCACTTGGAGAATGAAGCTTTTGACTGGTCAGAGAGGAGTAATTATATTGTACGCATATATGTTACTGGGTCTTGGTTTGCTCAGAGCTGCTACCCCTGAATTTGGTGATTTGACAAGTCGACAACAACAACTTGAAGGAACCTTTAG GTTTATGCATGAAAGACTGCGTGCTCATGCTGAATCTGTTGCTTTCTTCGGGGGAGGTCATAGAGAGAAAGCT ATGGTTGAATCAAAGTTCAAGGAGCTACTCATTCACTCGTCGTCTCTTTTGAAGAAGCAATGGTTATTTGGTATTCTAGATGATTTTATAACGAAACAACTGCCACATAATGTTACTTGGGGATTGAGCTTGCTATATGCCATTGAACATAAGGGAGACCGAGCATTAATATCTACTCAAG GAGAGCTGGCGCATGCATTGCGTTTCCTGGCATCTGTGGTATCTCAAAGCTTTTTAGCTTTTGGTGACATTCTTGAATTGCATAGAAAATTCCTGGAACTCTCTGGCGGCATTAACAGGGTTTTTGAACTTGAAGAGCTCTTAAATGCTGCACAATCTG TGGTTGGCTATTCAGGGGCTTCTGAAGGTGGTAACTTATCACCATCTGAGAGGGAAGGTCTTCCATCTGAAGACGCCATAAACTTTTCTGAAGTTGATATCATAACGCCCTCACAGAAACTGTTGGCTAGTAAATTAACTTGTGATATAATACCTGGGAAAAGCTTGCTTGTTACTG GTCCAAACGGGAGTGGAAAAAGTTCTGTTTTTAGAGTTCTTAGAGGTCTTTGGCCCATTATGAGTGGAAGAATCAGTAGACCATCTCAAGATCTTAACGGAGTTAATAGAGATGTTGGATCTGGTTGCGGAGTGTTTTATGTTCCTCAGCGACCTTACACATGCTTAGGAACACTCAGGGATCAAATTATATATCCCCTCTCTTTTGATGAGGCAGAGATGAGGGCATTGAAGTTGTATCAAGAAG GTGGAAAATTTGCCGATTGCACCAACATTCTGGACATGCGATTGAGGACTATTCTTGAGAATGTTCGGTTAAGTTATCTTTTGGAAAGGGAGGAAGGTGGTTGGGATGCTAATCTTAACTGGGAGGACACACTATCTCTCGGAGAACAGCAGAGACTAGGCATG GCACGCTTATTTTTTCACAAACCTAAATTTGCCATCCTTGATGAATGCACCAA TGCTACAAGTGTTGATGTGGAAGAACAACTTTATCGGCTTGCGAAAGACATGGGTATCACAGTTGTTACCTCCTCACAA CGTCCTGCTCTAATCCCATTCCATTCCCTGGAACTACGGCTTATTGATGGTGAGGGTAACTGGGAGCTTCGATCAATAAAGCAATGA